In Babylonia areolata isolate BAREFJ2019XMU chromosome 10, ASM4173473v1, whole genome shotgun sequence, the following proteins share a genomic window:
- the LOC143286824 gene encoding uncharacterized protein LOC143286824: protein MSTPTTEAQEFPMEWYAAPTLPVFTGKPGEMSAEDFIVEAKRVLAAYPMGDEMAARFVYSHLQGTARRELMLRDLEETNTPEKVINILLGVFGDGRRVTTLLSTFFSRKQLPEESTLDYSHALCSMGRIIRTKSTGALTTEMLRDHFIDGLRNLLLKRELRRVVTREPHTTFIQARDEALRLWRELEEDQQQQQTREETAQLGDKLLCLEESIRSMQGLMSDLVSQRDGAVIENRDLGKRKRRNRRRKGQSVVGNGISLKVGKVLPKEKHKDSHNENQRDLPNSLRRQDPSPNEKTPVRTIADCEDDPCQGEWVLLPIPPDPGIPGTCATREGTSDGDCQDAVESPGWSHRSVVTGLCETGTRSHLKPGVHGTCAGAMVPDQTDRGGKLSGSTCRARVSSRGKVSHPAQAKIVAEAC, encoded by the coding sequence ATGTCAACCCCAACTACAGAGGCGCAGGAGTTTCCCATGGAGTGGTATgcagcacccacactgccagtattCACTGGTAAGCCTGGCGagatgtcggctgaggacttcatcgtggaggcgaagagagtcctggctgcgtaccccatgggagacgagatggctgcccGCTTCgtttacagccatctgcagggaaccgcacgcagggagctgatgctgcgggacctggaggagaccaacaccccagagaaggtgatcaacattctgctgggggtgttcggcgacgggcggcgtgtcaccacactgttgtccacatttttcagcaggaagcagttgccagaggagtccaccttggactactcccatgctctgtgcagcatggggaggatcatccggacgaagagcactggggccctcaccactgagatgctgagggaccacttcatcgatggcctccggaacctcctgctgaaaagggagctgcgccgcGTAGTGACGAGggagccacacaccaccttcatccaggcaagGGATGAAGCCCTGAGACTGTGGCGAGAGCTAgaggaggaccaacaacagcaacaaaccaggGAAGAGACAGCACAATTAGGGGACAAACTGTTGTGTTTAGAAGAGAGTATTAGGTCCATGCAGGGGTTAATGTCAGatttagtcagtcagagagatggggcagtGATAGAGAACAGGGATTTGggcaaaaggaagagaaggaatagacgtaggaaaggtcagtcagtggtgggaaatgggatttccctaaaggtgggtaaggttctccccaaggaaaaacacaaagattcccacaatgagaaccagagagacttgcccaatagtctcaggaggcaggatccGAGTCCGAATGAAAAGACTCCAGTCAGAACAATAgctgactgtgaggatgatccttgccagggtgaatgggtgctgctgcccataccacctgatccaggaATTCCTGGTACTTGTGCCACGCGGGAAGGCACAAGTGAcggagactgccaggatgcagttGAGTCTCCCGGATGGTCACACAGATCGGTGGTaactggtttgtgtgagactggcaccaggtctcatctGAAGCCTGGGGTGCACGGGACATGCGCAGGTGCCATGGTCCCAGatcagactgacaggggtgggaaactgtcagggtcaacctgtAGGGCTAGGGTTAGCAGCAGGGGTAAAGTTAGCCATCCAGCACAGGCTAAAATTGTTGCTGAAGCCTGCTAG